In Phragmites australis chromosome 16, lpPhrAust1.1, whole genome shotgun sequence, one DNA window encodes the following:
- the LOC133895485 gene encoding RNA polymerase sigma factor sigA-like, with the protein MTATPAVIGLSAGNRLLTTSFGPTDDAHPAALQFAPAAPKLTVVAQRPSSSPHIGGGSSHARAHAIRALRNHSAPALAPPPPPSAPADAELTPESEYEFESSLDAIVLLQRSMLEKQWKLPFEDDISSTEEEEGDGNEKSLSRATVVVARSGLSARQRRISGRRRGAGRKSVSISPELMQSRNRIYLRGTVSKELLTHKQVVQLSKKIKDGIWLQHQRSKLKEKLGNEPSYKQLAQSLRISPPELRTRMRESFLAREMLTMSNIRLVISIAQKYDNLGVELADLIQGGLIGLLRGIEKFDASRGFRISTYVYWWIRQGVSRALAENSKTFRLPTYLHERLIAIRGAKYALEDQGIAPTIENIAESLNISEKKVHNATEAVNKVLSLDQQAFPSLNGLPGETLHSYIEDQNVANDPWHGFEEGYLKEEVNSLINSTLNERERDIIRLYHGIGKQCHTWEDISRQFGLSRERVRQVGLIAMEKLKHAARRKHLDALLEDY; encoded by the exons ATGACGGCGACGCCGGCGGTGATCGGGCTGAGCGCCGGCAACCGCCTCCTCACCACCTCCTTCGGTCCCACCGACGACGCCCACCCCGCCGCGCTGCAGTTCGCCCCCGCCGCGCCCAAGCTCACCGTCGTCGCGCAAcgcccctcctcctcgccccacatcggcggcggctcctcccaCGCCCGCGCGCACGCCATCCGCGCGCTCAGGAACCACTCCGCGCCCGCCCtcgcaccgcctcctcctccctcggCGCCGGCTGACGCGGAGCTGACCCCGGAGTCGGAGTACGAATTCGAGTCGTCCCTCGACGCCATCGTGCTGCTGCAGCGATCGATGCTCGAGAAGCAGTGGAAGCTCCCCTTCGAGGACGACATCTCCtccaccgaggaggaggagggcgacggCAATGAGAAGAGCCTTAGCAGGGCCACGGTGGTGGTGGCGCGGTCGGGCTTGTCGGCACGGCAGAGGCGGATtagcgggcggcggcggggagctgGGCGGAAGAGCGTGAGCATCAGCCCGGAGCTGATGCAGAGCCGGAACCGGATCTACCTCCGGGGCACCGTCAGCAAGGAGCTCCTCACGCACAAGCAGGTCGTCCAACTCTCCAAGAAGATCAAGGATGGCATCTGGCTCCAGCACCAAAGATCAaa GCTGAAGGAGAAATTGGGGAATGAGCCGTCATACAAGCAGCTGGCGCAATCGCTACGGATATCACCTCCCGAGCTGCGAACAAGGATGCGCGAGTCGTTTCTCGCGAGGGAAATGCTAACAATGAGCAACATCCGTTTGGTCATATCCATTGCCCAGAAGTATGACAACCTCGGTGTCGAGTTGGCAGACCTTATTCAG GGTGGTCTGATAGGGCTACTCCGTGGGATCGAAAAGTTTGATGCCTCAAGAGGCTTTAGGATTTCCACTTATGTATACTGGTGGATTCGTCAG GGCGTTTCAAGAGCATTGGCTGAGAACTCAAAAACATTTAGGCTTCCTACTTATTTGCATGAGAGGCTGATCGCGATTCGTGGTGCAAAGTATGCGTTGGAAGATCAGGGAATTGCTCCAACAATAGAG AACATCGCAGAGTCGCTCAATATATCAGAAAAGAAAGTACATAACGCTACAGAG GCTGTGAACAAGGTTCTTTCACTGGATCAACAGGCATTCCCCTCCTTAAATGGCTTACCTGGCGAGACACTCCACAGT TATATAGAGGATCAAAACGTCGCAAATGATCCATGGCACGGATTTGAGGAGGGGTATCTCAAG GAGGAAGTCAACAGTCTTATAAATTCTACTCTCAATGAGCGTGAGAGGGACATTATTCGGTTGTATCATGGCATAGGAAAACAGTGCCATACATGGGAGGATATTAGCAGACA GTTTGGGTTGTCGAGGGAGCGTGTGCGGCAAGTAGGACTCATCGCGATGGAGAAGCTGAAGCATGCCGCGAGGAGGAAACACTTGGATGCATTGCTCGAGGATTATTGA